From the Theobroma cacao cultivar B97-61/B2 chromosome 2, Criollo_cocoa_genome_V2, whole genome shotgun sequence genome, one window contains:
- the LOC18607866 gene encoding pollen-specific leucine-rich repeat extensin-like protein 3, whose protein sequence is MAKPQRLQAFGCFLFFSFLLSSLSTFTFALSDAEASYIAHRQLLTLPENGELPEDFEYEVKIVETFANQRLKRAYIALQAWKKAMYSDPLNTTGNWVGPNVCAYTGVFCAPALDDPKLSVVAGVDLNHADIAGYLPAELGLMTDLALFHINSNRFCGIIPKSLSKLTLMHEFDVSNNRFVGPFPEVVLSWPGLKYLDVRFNDFEGKLPCGIFEKDLDALFLNNNRFTSTIPETIGKSTVSVVTFANNKFSGCIPHSIGKMANLNEITFMNNDLGGCFPAEVGLLSNMTVFDAGLNSFTGILPQSFSGLKKVELLDISHNKLTGIVPENVCKLSSLSNFTFSYNYFKGEANACIPPSRKDIVIDDTSNCLGGRPKQKSAKECYPVVSRPVDCSKDKCGGGSSPSKPHPPKTPSPYESSPSKPQPKPPVTAPPTPKPKPSTPEEPHRRPPVQGHPKPPSSAPAPSPDPHDQSPVTPIRPPAPKNPTREPPPAPKNPTREPPPAPKKPTPESPKSPAAPENPTPQPPKSSPMPSPDPHGNSPVGGVRSPPPPVYSPPPPVHSPPPPVYSPPPPPVHSPPPPPVYSPPPPPPVYSPPPPVHSPPPPVYSPPPPPPVYSPSPPPPVHSPPPPVYSPPPPVYSPPPPAHSPPPPPVYSPPPPPPPVHSPPPPLYSPPPPVRSPPPPLYSPPPPPVPTPSLPPPPVASAPPPTEEFVLPPNLGFQYSSPPPPMFPGY, encoded by the coding sequence ATGGCTAAACCTCAAAGATTGCAGGCCTTTGgctgctttcttttcttctcttttcttctctcttcatTATCAACGTTCACTTTTGCATTGTCTGACGCTGAAGCATCCTATATTGCTCATCGCCAGCTCCTAACCCTCCCTGAAAATGGCGAACTTCCAGAGGATTTTGAATATGAAGTCAAAATAGTTGAAACTTTCGCCAATCAAAGGCTCAAGAGGGCTTACATTGCCCTTCAAGCCTGGAAAAAGGCTATGTACTCTGATCCATTGAACACAACTGGCAACTGGGTTGGCCCCAATGTGTGTGCCTACACCGGTGTCTTCTGTGCCCCGGCACTGGATGACCCCAAGTTGAGTGTTGTAGCCGGCGTTGATCTTAATCATGCTGACATTGCTGGATACCTTCCAGCAGAGTTGGGGCTTATGACTGATCTTGCATTGTTCCACATAAACTCTAACAGGTTTTGTGGAATTATACCTAAGAGCTTGTCTAAGCTTACGCTTATGCATGAGTTTGATGTCAGCAACAACCGCTTTGTTGGTCCTTTCCCAGAAGTTGTTCTATCATGGCCAGGGCTCAAGTACCTTGATGTCAGATTCAATGATTTTGAAGGCAAATTACCTTGTGGCATTTTCGAAAAGGACCTGGATGCGTTGTTCTTGAACAACAACAGGTTCACCTCCACCATTCCCGAAACGATTGGCAAATCCACGGTGTCTGTTGTGACATTTGCCAACAACAAATTCAGCGGATGCATTCCACACAGCATTGGCAAGATGGCGAACCTGAATGAGATAACTTTCATGAACAATGACCTTGGTGGTTGCTTCCCAGCAGAAGTTGGGTTGCTTAGCAACATGACTGTCTTTGATGCTGGCCTCAACTCATTTACAGGTATCTTGCCACAAAGCTTTTCAGGCTTGAAGAAGGTTGAGCTCTTGGATATTTCCCACAACAAGCTGACAGGAATTGTACCCGAGAATGTCTGCAAGTTGTCGAGCTTGTCCAATTTCACATTCTCTTACAACTACTTCAAGGGAGAGGCCAATGCTTGCATTCCACCTTCAAGGAAGGACATTGTGATAGATGACACCAGCAACTGTTTAGGTGGTAGGCCAAAGCAGAAGTCAGCCAAGGAATGCTACCCAGTGGTGAGCCGCCCTGTGGACTGTAGCAAGGACAAGTGTGGTGGAGGCTCTTCACCTTCCAAACCACACCCTCCTAAGACACCATCACCTTATGAATCCAGTCCATCAAAGCCACAGCCAAAACCACCCGTCACAGCTCCTCCAACACCAAAGCCGAAACCATCCACACCGGAGGAGCCACATCGACGACCTCCGGTACAGGGGCACCCTAAACCACCATCTTCAGCACCAGCACCGTCACCTGATCCACATGACCAATCTCCAGTGACTCCTATCAGGCCACCAGCACCTAAGAACCCAACTCGGGAGCCACCCCCAGCACCTAAGAACCCAACTCGGGAGCCACCCCCAGCACCTAAGAAGCCGACTCCCGAGTCACCAAAATCACCAGCAGCACCGGAGAATCCAACTCCCCAACCACCAAAATCGTCACCAATGCCTTCACCTGACCCACACGGTAATTCTCCTGTTGGAGGGGTCCGCTCACCTCCACCACCAGTCTACTCACCACCCCCACCCGTGCACTCACCCCCGCCACCAGTCTATTCACCACCGCCACCACCAGTCCATtctccaccaccaccaccagtTTATTCTCCACCACCACCTCCACCTGTCTACTCACCACCCCCACCAGTTCACTCGCCACCTCCACCAGTCTACTCAcccccaccaccaccacctgtCTATTCACcatcaccaccaccaccagTCCATTCACCACCACCTCCTGTCTACTCCCCACCACCACCAGTCTACTCCCCTCCACCACCTGCCCAttcaccaccaccaccacccgTCTACtctccaccaccaccaccaccacccgTCCACTCTCCACCTCCACCGCTTTACTCACCACCACCACCTGTACGATCCCCACCTCCACCGCTTTActcaccaccaccaccaccagtTCCAACTCCATctcttcctcctcctcctGTTGCTTCTGCACCGCCACCTACCGAGGAATTTGTTCTCCCACCAAACTTGGGATTCCAGTACTCCTCGCCACCTCCACCAATGTTCCCAGGCTACTAA